The following proteins are encoded in a genomic region of Rubrobacter xylanophilus DSM 9941:
- a CDS encoding tRNA dimethylallyltransferase produces MRSARVVAVCGPTASGKSEVADELSALLTEAEGVWVPTVVVDSMQVYREIPEITNQARSRPAELVGVVPVTREWTVAEHRRRARAAIEGSGAGAAVLDAGTGMYLNATVLDIPLAPKVPREIRALAQRAAAGAANPRREARRLELELYGAPERGSIWEGEPAYELALIYLRPERASLDEAIARRSSRIARRGLADARRLQDLLEAGARVNPSVLGSIGVRELLSHLRGEISLPEAEETISVRTRHLARRQMRWFDKLARTLSGRARLVVSPSPEDPALRKALHSMHDIIGA; encoded by the coding sequence ATGCGAAGCGCGCGGGTCGTAGCCGTCTGCGGGCCCACGGCGAGCGGCAAGAGCGAGGTCGCCGACGAGCTCTCCGCCCTGCTCACGGAGGCGGAGGGGGTGTGGGTCCCCACGGTGGTTGTGGACTCCATGCAGGTCTACAGGGAGATCCCCGAGATAACGAACCAGGCCCGCAGCAGGCCGGCGGAGCTCGTCGGGGTGGTCCCGGTGACGCGGGAGTGGACGGTGGCCGAGCACCGGCGCAGGGCGCGCGCGGCGATCGAGGGCTCCGGGGCGGGCGCGGCGGTGCTCGATGCGGGCACCGGGATGTACCTGAACGCGACGGTGCTGGACATCCCGCTGGCCCCGAAGGTCCCGCGGGAGATCCGGGCCCTGGCGCAGCGGGCGGCCGCGGGGGCCGCCAACCCGCGCAGGGAGGCGCGCAGGCTGGAGCTCGAGCTCTACGGGGCCCCGGAGCGCGGTTCGATCTGGGAGGGTGAGCCCGCCTACGAGCTCGCCCTGATCTACCTGCGCCCCGAGCGCGCCTCCTTGGACGAGGCCATCGCCCGGAGATCCTCGCGCATAGCCCGCCGCGGGCTCGCCGACGCCCGCAGGCTGCAGGACCTTCTCGAGGCCGGCGCGCGCGTCAACCCCTCCGTCCTCGGCTCCATAGGCGTGCGCGAGCTCCTCTCCCACCTGCGCGGGGAGATCTCCCTGCCCGAGGCCGAGGAGACGATCTCCGTCCGCACCCGCCACTTGGCCCGCCGGCAGATGCGCTGGTTCGACAAGCTCGCCCGCACCCTCTCCGGCAGGGCCCGCCTCGTCGTCTCCCCCTCCCCGGAGGACCCCGCCCTGCGGAAGGCCTTGCATTCCATGCATGATATAATAGGTGCATGA
- the hflX gene encoding GTPase HflX → MTEERSADNNRAVLVAAGEERHLDELGRLAGTLGLEVAGRLEQARRDGAGYLGRGKREELRELVEASGASFVVADDELSASQARVLERDAGATVVDRTELIIRIFEAHAHDAASRLQVELADLEYRLPRLKGRNPELSRLAGGGGGGGRGATRGPGEQQLEYDRRAIRDRISVIRRKLRAEEASREVRASRLRESGPPKVALVGYTNAGKTTILNALSDAGKSTRDWLFETLETTTRLVEGSSSDGVFRPGFVVTDTVGFIRKLPAQLVHSFASTLEAARDADILILCADSSSPDLEEEIQVVRRTLSDLLTGGGDAAGPPPAEILCLNKKDLLPDHRIIQLRNRHPEAVMISALEEGGCGPLVERVYAEISGMWERVGLLIPHSEYGAASRLYGRAEIHSRRHTEEGVLLDVTLPREDVARYEAYRVAAAS, encoded by the coding sequence ATGACGGAGGAGAGGTCGGCGGACAACAACAGGGCGGTTCTGGTCGCGGCGGGGGAGGAGCGCCACCTGGACGAGCTCGGGCGGCTCGCCGGGACGCTCGGGCTCGAGGTCGCCGGCAGGCTCGAGCAGGCCCGCCGCGACGGCGCCGGGTACCTGGGGCGCGGCAAGCGGGAGGAGCTGAGGGAGCTGGTGGAGGCCAGCGGGGCCTCCTTCGTCGTGGCCGACGACGAGCTCTCGGCCTCCCAGGCCCGTGTTCTGGAGCGGGACGCGGGCGCCACGGTCGTGGACCGGACGGAGCTCATCATCAGGATCTTCGAGGCCCACGCGCACGACGCGGCGAGCCGGCTGCAGGTGGAGCTCGCCGACCTGGAGTACCGCCTCCCGCGCCTCAAGGGCCGCAACCCCGAGCTCAGCCGGCTCGCCGGCGGCGGTGGCGGTGGAGGGCGCGGCGCCACGCGCGGCCCCGGCGAGCAGCAGCTGGAGTACGACCGCCGAGCGATAAGGGACAGGATCTCCGTGATCCGGCGCAAGCTCCGCGCGGAGGAGGCCTCGCGCGAGGTGCGCGCCTCCCGGCTGCGCGAGAGCGGGCCCCCCAAGGTGGCGCTCGTGGGCTACACGAACGCTGGCAAGACCACGATCCTGAACGCCCTCAGCGACGCGGGCAAGTCCACCCGCGACTGGCTCTTCGAGACCCTCGAGACCACCACGCGCCTCGTCGAGGGCTCCTCCTCCGACGGCGTCTTCCGCCCGGGCTTCGTGGTCACCGACACGGTGGGCTTCATACGCAAGCTCCCCGCCCAGCTCGTCCACTCCTTCGCCTCCACGCTCGAGGCCGCCCGCGACGCCGACATCCTGATCCTCTGCGCCGACTCCTCGAGCCCCGACCTCGAGGAGGAGATACAGGTCGTCCGGAGGACCCTCTCCGACCTCCTCACAGGGGGAGGAGACGCCGCCGGCCCCCCGCCGGCCGAGATCCTCTGCCTCAACAAAAAGGACCTCCTCCCAGATCACCGCATAATACAACTACGCAACCGCCACCCCGAGGCGGTGATGATCAGCGCGCTGGAGGAGGGGGGCTGCGGGCCGCTCGTCGAGCGGGTATACGCCGAGATCTCCGGGATGTGGGAGCGGGTCGGTCTTCTGATACCCCACTCGGAGTACGGCGCGGCGAGCCGGCTGTACGGCCGGGCGGAGATACACTCCAGGCGCCACACCGAGGAGGGCGTGCTCCTGGACGTGACGCTGCCGCGCGAGGACGTCGCCAGATACGAGGCCTACAGGGTTGCCGCGGCGTCCTGA
- a CDS encoding RibD family protein: MPRRPEGLRLYPPPALRVREIYGDLSLPQRGGGDAGLPFVFLNAVSTLDGSASISGRAGGIGGRADREVMRVLRSLADAVLIGANTLRAERMSLSSEGRRAPEPLAAVLTSTGEVPLENLLDLDRERTLVILPEPAASGAAAEKLSKSARLLPLPKATGGGVDLREALRALLEGFGARRVLIEGGPRLSGEAIYRHLADELFLTVSPRISREPPEALRRPFELPPGGPPVGCTLLSAHAAGGELFLRYRLQ; this comes from the coding sequence TTGCCGCGGCGTCCTGAGGGCCTGAGGCTCTACCCGCCGCCCGCGCTGCGGGTCCGGGAGATATACGGGGATCTCTCCCTCCCGCAGCGCGGCGGCGGGGACGCCGGACTTCCCTTCGTCTTTCTGAACGCGGTGAGCACGCTCGACGGCAGCGCCTCCATCTCCGGGAGGGCCGGGGGCATCGGCGGGAGGGCCGACAGGGAGGTCATGCGCGTCCTCCGCTCCCTGGCCGACGCCGTCCTCATAGGGGCCAATACCCTGCGGGCGGAGCGGATGTCCCTGAGCTCCGAGGGCAGGAGGGCCCCCGAACCCCTCGCCGCCGTCCTCACCTCGACCGGGGAAGTCCCCCTTGAGAACCTCCTCGACCTCGACCGCGAGAGGACGCTCGTGATCCTCCCCGAACCCGCAGCATCCGGTGCGGCCGCCGAGAAACTCTCGAAGAGCGCCCGCCTCCTCCCGCTCCCCAAGGCCACGGGGGGAGGCGTGGATCTCCGCGAGGCTCTGCGCGCCCTCCTCGAAGGCTTCGGCGCGCGGCGCGTCCTCATCGAGGGCGGCCCCAGGCTCTCGGGCGAAGCCATCTACCGACACCTCGCCGACGAGCTCTTCCTGACCGTGTCGCCCAGGATCTCGCGCGAACCCCCCGAAGCCCTCCGCCGCCCCTTCGAGCTCCCCCCGGGTGGCCCCCCCGTGGGCTGTACCCTCCTCTCCGCCCACGCCGCCGGGGGCGAGCTCTTCCTCCGCTACCGCCTCCAGTGA
- a CDS encoding tyrosine-type recombinase/integrase: MTLRQSSPPARPGDEERLLSLYLRTLSSPQTQKTYNTEIRAFLSYLRERLGKNLGEVTAEDISLYREHVTGAYAPATAAKKLTALRRFLTFTYMGGITRVNPEALKFFAKSPRVRQDPSYNILTEEELSRMLSAARADNPRDHALLAVMAGCGLREAEVVGLRVGDFREHGDAVLLRVRGKGDKVRNVPVSPELWRLVQRYVLSSGRSLSSQTDARKPLFPSRVGKDRPLTTRSIQNIVKKYVRAAGINKPISPHSIRHTVGTNMAMNQAPLLVIQQFLGHSDPKTTMRYIRRAEELASRAYEYNTLPL, translated from the coding sequence ATGACCCTGCGGCAGAGTAGCCCCCCCGCCCGCCCCGGCGACGAAGAACGACTCCTCTCCCTCTACCTCCGTACCCTCTCCAGCCCTCAGACCCAAAAAACGTATAATACAGAGATACGAGCCTTCCTCTCCTACCTGAGAGAGAGGCTCGGGAAGAACCTGGGAGAGGTAACGGCCGAGGACATCTCGCTGTACAGGGAGCACGTCACGGGGGCCTACGCCCCGGCCACGGCGGCGAAGAAGCTGACGGCGCTGAGGCGCTTTCTGACCTTCACTTACATGGGCGGCATCACGCGGGTAAACCCGGAGGCGCTGAAGTTCTTCGCCAAGAGCCCGCGCGTGCGCCAGGACCCCTCGTACAACATCCTCACAGAGGAGGAGCTCTCGCGCATGCTCTCGGCGGCGCGTGCGGACAACCCCCGGGACCACGCTCTGCTGGCCGTGATGGCCGGGTGCGGGCTCAGGGAGGCCGAGGTCGTCGGGCTGCGCGTCGGGGACTTCAGGGAGCACGGGGACGCGGTGCTCCTGCGGGTTCGCGGCAAGGGGGACAAGGTGCGAAACGTGCCCGTCTCGCCCGAGCTCTGGCGCCTCGTGCAGCGCTACGTGCTCTCCTCGGGGCGCAGCCTGAGCTCCCAGACGGACGCCAGAAAGCCCCTTTTCCCGTCGCGCGTCGGGAAGGACCGGCCGCTGACGACCCGCTCGATCCAGAACATAGTCAAAAAGTACGTCCGCGCCGCCGGCATAAACAAGCCCATCTCGCCGCACTCCATACGACACACCGTGGGCACCAACATGGCCATGAACCAGGCACCGCTCCTGGTCATACAGCAGTTCCTCGGCCACTCGGACCCCAAGACCACCATGCGCTACATACGCCGCGCCGAGGAGCTCGCCTCCAGAGCCTACGAGTACAACACCCTCCCCCTGTAG
- a CDS encoding adenine phosphoribosyltransferase — MNITERTIQVIRNRIRSVPDYPSPGVVFRDITPLMEDGPSLHAAVDALAEATRSLDYDRVISAEARGFVFGTALAYRSRKGLVLARKPGKLPREVISVSYELEYGTDSLEVHADAIPPGTRVLVADDLLATGGTARAMCELVEKSGGSVAGCAFLIELGFLEGRKKLLAGYDVISLINYHDPAAE, encoded by the coding sequence GTGAACATCACCGAGCGCACCATCCAGGTCATACGCAACAGGATCCGGTCTGTCCCCGACTACCCGAGCCCCGGGGTGGTCTTCCGGGACATCACGCCCCTGATGGAGGACGGGCCCTCCCTGCACGCGGCGGTGGACGCGCTCGCGGAGGCCACGAGGAGCCTGGACTACGACCGGGTGATCTCCGCGGAGGCCCGCGGCTTCGTCTTCGGCACCGCGCTCGCCTACCGCTCGCGCAAGGGCCTCGTCCTCGCCAGAAAGCCCGGCAAGCTGCCGCGGGAGGTGATCTCGGTCTCCTACGAGCTGGAGTACGGCACGGACTCCCTGGAGGTCCACGCGGACGCCATACCGCCCGGAACCCGCGTGCTCGTCGCCGACGACCTGCTGGCCACGGGCGGCACCGCCCGGGCGATGTGCGAGCTGGTGGAGAAGTCCGGGGGGAGCGTGGCCGGCTGCGCCTTCCTCATAGAGCTCGGCTTCCTCGAGGGCCGCAAGAAGCTCCTTGCGGGATACGACGTGATCTCCCTTATCAACTACCATGACCCTGCGGCAGAGTAG
- a CDS encoding transcriptional regulator FtsR yields MDNGGGSPKDHYTIGEVVERLKPEFPTLSVSKIRYLERRRLINLNRTRGGYRLFTEQDVELLRYILKLQEEEYLPLKVIKKRIEGGAPLSSLSKDSAGDLSRVLEERTYTAEELADSLDVEVRFVEELISVGVIGRGGELTQRDKEIARLALEMAKYSIQPRHLRGIMAAVDREAALFKQVLNPELRSGDEKRVQEAMEKARHLAAVDSRMKELMMAGVIESFDPRSSS; encoded by the coding sequence ATGGACAACGGCGGCGGAAGCCCCAAGGACCACTACACGATAGGCGAGGTCGTAGAGCGGCTCAAGCCGGAGTTCCCCACCCTCTCAGTGAGCAAGATACGCTATCTGGAGCGGCGGCGGCTCATAAACCTGAACCGGACGCGGGGGGGCTACCGGCTGTTCACCGAGCAGGACGTCGAGCTTTTGCGCTACATACTGAAGCTGCAGGAGGAGGAGTACCTGCCGCTGAAGGTCATAAAGAAGAGGATCGAGGGCGGTGCGCCGCTCTCCTCGCTCTCCAAGGACTCGGCGGGCGACCTCTCCAGGGTGCTCGAGGAGAGGACGTACACGGCCGAGGAGCTCGCCGACTCCCTCGACGTGGAGGTGAGGTTCGTGGAGGAGTTGATCTCTGTGGGGGTCATCGGGAGGGGCGGCGAGCTCACCCAGCGGGACAAGGAGATAGCCCGGCTGGCGCTCGAGATGGCCAAGTACTCCATCCAGCCGCGGCACCTGCGGGGCATAATGGCGGCCGTGGACCGGGAGGCGGCGCTCTTCAAGCAGGTGCTCAACCCCGAGTTGCGCAGCGGCGACGAGAAGCGGGTTCAGGAGGCGATGGAGAAGGCCCGGCACCTCGCCGCGGTGGACTCGCGGATGAAGGAGCTGATGATGGCCGGGGTGATAGAGAGCTTCGACCCGCGCTCCTCGTCGTGA
- a CDS encoding FHA domain-containing protein, which translates to MSGSSVCPECGTEVTLDMKFCPECGNRLDHGQSTVSYAPSFADEEMTPPGAAPAGAALIELDQVEGTAGRRMHDISRELVTVGRHPESDIFLDDVTVSRKHAEIRRSEGGYRIRDVGSLNGTYVNRVRVDAVDLRNGDEIQIGKYRFKFVYT; encoded by the coding sequence TTGAGCGGCTCGAGCGTGTGCCCCGAGTGCGGCACCGAGGTAACCCTCGACATGAAGTTCTGCCCCGAGTGCGGCAACCGGCTCGACCACGGCCAGTCCACCGTCTCCTACGCGCCGAGCTTCGCCGACGAGGAGATGACCCCGCCGGGCGCGGCCCCGGCGGGGGCGGCGCTCATAGAGCTCGACCAGGTCGAGGGGACGGCCGGGCGCAGGATGCACGACATCTCGCGGGAGCTGGTCACCGTGGGCCGCCATCCGGAGAGCGACATCTTCCTGGACGACGTCACCGTCTCCAGGAAGCACGCCGAGATCAGACGCAGCGAGGGCGGCTACCGCATACGCGACGTCGGCTCGCTCAACGGCACCTACGTCAACCGGGTGCGGGTCGACGCCGTGGACCTGCGCAACGGCGACGAGATACAGATCGGCAAGTACAGGTTCAAGTTCGTATACACCTAG
- a CDS encoding mannose-1-phosphate guanyltransferase, protein MIMAGGQGTRLRPLTSEQPKPMIRIANVPCMEHIVNLLKRHGFTDIAVTLQFMPDEIRDYFGDGSDWGVNIRYSVEDSPAGTAGSVKMAERQLGLEGERLLIISGDALTDVDLGELLAYHEQKGGEATMVLKSVENPLDFGIVITGEDGRISRFLEKPAWGQVFSDTVNTGIYLLEPSVLREIPDPEEGEYDFSKDLFPRLLEQGRPLYGMVTDAYWEDIGTLEQYASANRDVLEGRVRGVRPPGTRLRENIYVGRRVQVDDEELEGPVVIGDNVRIDEGARISPYSVIGNNVVVASGAHIERSIVADGTYVGEGAELRDTLVGRSCYIQERARILERSALGDDVIVGEGATIAPDVKVYPHKTVESGASVTQSLIYETMGLRTIFRGGRVSGKFNVDVTPEFVIRLASSFGTTLSPGSIVTLGRDSSAAAQVVKRAMTAALLATGVNVRDLRAAHAGVVRHDVLAGKSSAGCHTRAGEDSDEVEVLFFSSDATPMTEGEQRAIEKVFVREEYRRAHEGDIGQLIFPGRAVEQYVERLERAVDRSRVSGGSVVVDFCGGVAGLVASRVFSRLGISAVVMEGFANANVVGGAPRMDLEEGLERVGRIVPTVEAAFGCVVNPTGEQVHFVDDAGEYVPPDVMLACLIRGLEPREVVLPINLSSRYAELVESYGGTVHYARTGMGNVAIRAAERAADLGGLEDGQYIFPAFLPAPDCFMTLARALELFRDRPLSKVRREFGERFGNVVRERLECPWSAKGRVMRGLAERFGGDPDAILTEGVKLMVDGGWVLMLPDPDNPLFYVYAEADDGRRPEALMQDYVRLVRELIESGD, encoded by the coding sequence GTGATAATGGCTGGTGGGCAGGGGACGCGGCTGAGGCCCCTCACCAGCGAGCAGCCCAAGCCCATGATCCGTATCGCGAACGTGCCTTGCATGGAGCACATAGTGAACCTGCTCAAGAGGCACGGGTTCACGGACATAGCGGTGACGCTGCAGTTCATGCCCGACGAGATCCGGGACTACTTCGGGGACGGCTCAGATTGGGGGGTGAACATCCGCTACTCGGTGGAGGACTCCCCGGCCGGGACGGCGGGGTCGGTCAAGATGGCCGAGCGGCAGCTCGGGCTGGAGGGGGAGCGCCTGCTCATCATCAGCGGGGATGCGCTCACCGACGTGGACCTCGGCGAGCTGCTCGCCTACCACGAGCAGAAGGGCGGCGAGGCCACCATGGTCCTCAAGAGCGTGGAGAACCCCCTGGACTTCGGCATCGTCATAACCGGGGAGGACGGCAGGATCTCGCGCTTCCTCGAGAAGCCCGCCTGGGGCCAGGTCTTCTCCGACACGGTGAACACCGGCATCTACCTGCTCGAGCCCTCCGTGCTGCGGGAGATCCCGGACCCCGAAGAGGGGGAGTACGACTTCTCCAAGGATCTCTTCCCCAGGCTGCTCGAGCAGGGGCGCCCCCTCTACGGCATGGTCACCGACGCCTACTGGGAGGACATCGGGACCCTCGAGCAGTACGCCTCGGCCAACCGCGACGTACTGGAGGGCCGCGTCAGGGGCGTCAGGCCCCCCGGCACCCGGCTCAGGGAGAACATCTACGTCGGGCGGCGGGTGCAGGTCGACGACGAGGAGCTGGAGGGGCCCGTGGTCATCGGGGACAACGTCCGCATAGACGAGGGCGCCCGGATAAGCCCCTACAGCGTCATCGGGAACAACGTCGTGGTCGCCTCCGGGGCGCACATAGAGCGCTCCATCGTGGCCGACGGCACCTACGTCGGCGAGGGGGCCGAGCTGCGGGACACCCTCGTCGGGCGCTCCTGCTACATCCAGGAGCGCGCCCGCATCCTGGAGCGCAGCGCGCTCGGCGACGACGTGATCGTGGGGGAGGGGGCCACCATAGCCCCCGACGTGAAGGTCTACCCGCACAAGACCGTCGAGAGCGGGGCGAGCGTCACCCAGTCGCTCATCTACGAGACCATGGGCCTGCGCACGATCTTCCGCGGCGGGCGGGTGAGCGGCAAGTTCAACGTGGACGTCACGCCGGAGTTCGTCATCCGCCTGGCCTCCTCCTTCGGCACGACCCTCTCCCCGGGCTCCATCGTCACCCTGGGCCGCGACTCCTCCGCCGCCGCCCAGGTCGTCAAGCGGGCCATGACGGCGGCCCTGCTCGCCACCGGGGTGAACGTCAGGGACCTCAGGGCGGCGCACGCCGGCGTCGTGCGCCACGACGTGCTCGCCGGCAAGTCCTCCGCCGGGTGCCACACCCGGGCCGGGGAGGACAGCGACGAGGTCGAGGTGCTCTTCTTCTCCTCCGACGCCACCCCCATGACCGAGGGGGAGCAGCGGGCCATCGAGAAGGTCTTCGTGCGCGAGGAGTACCGCAGGGCCCACGAGGGGGACATAGGGCAGCTGATCTTCCCGGGACGGGCGGTGGAGCAGTACGTGGAGCGCCTGGAGCGCGCCGTGGACCGCTCCAGGGTCTCCGGCGGCAGCGTGGTCGTGGACTTCTGCGGCGGGGTGGCCGGGCTGGTGGCCAGCCGGGTCTTCTCGCGCCTCGGGATAAGCGCCGTGGTGATGGAGGGCTTCGCCAACGCCAACGTGGTCGGCGGCGCCCCGCGGATGGACCTGGAGGAGGGCCTCGAGCGGGTCGGCAGGATCGTGCCCACCGTGGAGGCGGCCTTCGGGTGCGTGGTGAACCCCACGGGAGAGCAGGTCCACTTCGTGGACGACGCCGGCGAGTACGTCCCCCCGGACGTTATGCTGGCCTGCCTGATCCGCGGGCTCGAGCCCAGGGAGGTGGTCCTCCCCATAAACCTGAGCAGCCGCTACGCCGAGCTGGTGGAGAGCTACGGCGGCACGGTCCACTACGCCCGCACCGGGATGGGCAACGTCGCCATAAGGGCCGCCGAGCGCGCCGCCGACCTCGGCGGCCTCGAGGACGGGCAGTACATCTTCCCCGCCTTTCTCCCCGCCCCCGACTGCTTTATGACGCTGGCCCGGGCCCTCGAGCTCTTCAGGGACCGGCCGCTCTCCAAGGTGCGCAGGGAGTTCGGCGAGCGCTTCGGCAACGTGGTCCGGGAGAGGCTCGAGTGCCCCTGGTCGGCCAAAGGGCGCGTCATGCGGGGCCTGGCCGAGCGGTTCGGCGGCGACCCCGACGCCATCCTCACCGAGGGGGTGAAGCTCATGGTGGACGGCGGGTGGGTGCTGATGCTCCCCGACCCGGATAACCCCCTCTTCTACGTCTACGCCGAGGCCGACGACGGCAGGCGCCCCGAAGCCCTTATGCAGGACTACGTGCGGCTCGTGCGCGAGCTCATCGAGAGCGGCGACTGA
- a CDS encoding CDP-alcohol phosphatidyltransferase family protein has translation MNLPNMLSLLRLFMVPFILWALLGGRDGLGLLLLVVAGLTDFLDGRLARRFGGTRLGRALDPLADRLLLSGVAVVLAVRELLPGWAVAVLVARDLFALLGGLLYGSRIRVNRVGKAATAVLMVSVVLVVLQLEEIGEIMFYAGICLSLAAGIMYAARFRRLAGGGEL, from the coding sequence ATGAACCTCCCGAACATGCTCAGCCTGCTGAGGCTGTTCATGGTCCCTTTCATCCTCTGGGCGCTGCTGGGGGGGAGGGATGGGCTCGGGCTCCTTCTTCTGGTGGTGGCCGGGCTCACGGACTTTCTGGACGGCAGGCTCGCGCGGAGGTTCGGGGGCACGCGGCTGGGGAGGGCTTTGGACCCTTTGGCCGACCGGCTGCTCCTCTCGGGGGTCGCCGTGGTGCTCGCGGTGCGGGAGCTGCTCCCCGGCTGGGCCGTGGCCGTGCTCGTCGCGCGGGACCTCTTCGCCCTCCTCGGCGGGCTCCTGTACGGGAGTAGGATCCGGGTGAACCGGGTAGGTAAGGCTGCGACGGCGGTGCTCATGGTCTCCGTCGTGCTTGTGGTGCTGCAGCTGGAGGAGATAGGCGAGATAATGTTCTACGCTGGCATCTGCCTCTCTCTGGCGGCCGGCATCATGTACGCTGCTAGGTTCCGGCGGCTTGCGGGTGGAGGTGAGCTTTAA
- the der gene encoding ribosome biogenesis GTPase Der: MTDRRRLPVVAVVGAPNVGKSSLVNRILGRRRAVVAEEPGTTRDRGYARAEWAGREFLLVDTGGMEPSARMGLEALVTLQARIAVEEADVIVHLTDARTGPTEADAAIARELLRSRAEVVLAVNKLDDPADESERYRFYSLGEGEPHPVSALHGLGVGDLLDEVVARLPEAAPPEAAELPGIAIIGRPNVGKSTLLNRLLGEQRAVVSEAAGTTTDVVESEVEVQLDGGRERFALLDTAGVGKRTHRAQGVPYYSALRTAEAIRRSSVALLVVDAAEGLVAGDLQLARQVEEAGRSLGVLLNKRDLVPPERLREVQEQAAARLPDLKPPVLGVSALTGAGVGEVLPFAARINRAFNLRVRPHELAEYVNHLAARSAPPRGVKLRYATQTGTAPPRFTLFATRPGDLPESYLRYIENALRERYGLQGVSLRLKVKSSR, encoded by the coding sequence ATGACGGATAGGAGGAGGCTCCCCGTGGTCGCCGTCGTCGGGGCCCCCAACGTGGGCAAGAGCTCGCTGGTCAACAGGATCCTGGGCCGCCGCCGGGCCGTGGTCGCCGAGGAGCCCGGCACCACCCGCGACCGGGGTTACGCCCGCGCCGAGTGGGCGGGGCGGGAGTTTCTGCTGGTGGACACCGGCGGGATGGAGCCCTCGGCCAGGATGGGGCTCGAGGCCCTGGTTACCCTGCAGGCCAGAATAGCCGTCGAGGAGGCCGACGTGATAGTCCACCTCACCGACGCCCGCACCGGCCCCACCGAGGCCGACGCCGCCATAGCCCGCGAGCTGCTCCGCTCGCGGGCGGAGGTGGTGCTGGCGGTGAACAAGCTGGACGACCCCGCGGACGAGAGCGAGCGCTACCGCTTCTACTCCCTGGGGGAGGGCGAGCCCCACCCCGTCTCGGCGCTCCACGGCCTGGGCGTCGGGGACCTGCTCGACGAGGTCGTCGCCCGGCTGCCGGAGGCCGCGCCCCCGGAGGCGGCCGAGCTGCCGGGCATCGCGATCATCGGCCGGCCCAACGTGGGCAAGAGCACCCTGCTGAACCGCCTGCTGGGAGAGCAGCGGGCGGTGGTCTCCGAGGCCGCCGGCACGACGACCGACGTGGTGGAGAGCGAGGTGGAGGTGCAGCTGGACGGCGGGCGCGAGCGCTTCGCGCTGCTGGACACCGCCGGGGTGGGGAAGAGGACGCACAGGGCCCAGGGGGTCCCCTACTACTCGGCCCTGAGGACGGCCGAGGCCATACGGCGCTCCAGCGTTGCGCTGCTCGTGGTGGACGCCGCGGAGGGGCTGGTGGCGGGGGACCTGCAGCTCGCCCGGCAGGTGGAGGAGGCCGGGCGCTCGCTGGGCGTGCTGCTCAACAAGCGCGACCTCGTCCCCCCGGAGAGGCTGCGCGAGGTGCAGGAGCAGGCCGCCGCGCGCCTCCCGGACCTCAAGCCCCCCGTCCTGGGCGTCTCCGCCCTTACCGGCGCCGGCGTCGGCGAGGTGCTCCCCTTCGCCGCGCGCATAAACCGCGCCTTCAACCTCAGGGTGAGGCCCCACGAGCTCGCCGAGTACGTAAACCACCTCGCCGCGCGCAGCGCCCCGCCGCGGGGCGTCAAGCTCCGCTACGCCACCCAGACCGGCACCGCCCCGCCCCGCTTCACCCTCTTCGCCACCCGGCCGGGGGACCTCCCCGAGAGCTACCTCCGCTACATAGAGAACGCGCTCAGAGAGCGCTACGGGCTGCAGGGCGTGAGCCTGAGGTTGAAGGTGAAGAGCAGCCGGTGA
- a CDS encoding lysophospholipid acyltransferase family protein, producing the protein MPPGYGLLRRVVLLVAWLVWGFTIYGEEKVPKEGPLIVAANHRRFFDPLFVCMAVPRRIQWMAKKEIFLPPLRPVFRILGAFPVDRSGGGHSALRVALKHLAAGKALGIFPEGTRRRHEDLESAKSGVALLAARSGARVVPVYVGPVPSPLARLRGERFRAYIGDAITLPKDLRGRRELQLAAREVLKEIYELPRREGGDDG; encoded by the coding sequence GTGCCGCCCGGCTACGGCCTTCTGCGGCGGGTGGTCCTTCTCGTGGCGTGGCTGGTGTGGGGGTTCACCATCTACGGCGAGGAGAAGGTGCCGAAGGAGGGCCCCCTCATAGTCGCGGCCAACCACCGGCGCTTCTTCGACCCGCTCTTCGTGTGCATGGCCGTCCCCCGGAGGATACAGTGGATGGCCAAAAAAGAGATCTTCCTCCCGCCCCTCAGGCCCGTCTTCCGGATACTCGGGGCCTTCCCCGTCGACCGCAGCGGCGGCGGGCACTCGGCGCTCAGGGTCGCGCTCAAGCACCTGGCGGCCGGCAAGGCGCTCGGGATCTTCCCGGAGGGCACCCGCCGGCGGCACGAGGATCTGGAGTCGGCGAAGAGCGGGGTGGCCCTGCTCGCCGCCCGCAGCGGGGCGCGGGTGGTCCCGGTCTACGTCGGCCCCGTGCCCTCGCCGCTGGCCCGGCTGAGGGGCGAGCGCTTTCGCGCCTACATCGGGGACGCCATAACCCTCCCCAAAGACCTGAGGGGCCGGAGGGAGCTGCAGCTGGCGGCCAGGGAGGTGCTCAAGGAGATCTACGAGTTGCCCCGCCGAGAGGGGGGCGATGACGGATAG